The following proteins are encoded in a genomic region of Gossypium hirsutum isolate 1008001.06 chromosome D05, Gossypium_hirsutum_v2.1, whole genome shotgun sequence:
- the LOC107906377 gene encoding myb family transcription factor PHL6 — MKVGISSKTINHPSFVSVTQSDPSLGIVESYPIAVSPIHNFPSRDLEGPSWLTGECSSLFPLKKNELNSGPSSPSSPSSHAKGAFSHSSVFCTSLYLSSSSTSETQRQLGNFPFLPHPPTCHQLFSAVDSSKSPVVFTEDLCNPYDVDHSEVIMKDFLNFPGDARDDGCFHGMHCERDNFILTEQVELHFLSDELDIAIDDHGENPRVEEIYESPQPSSKPTVGLTCNRNSASATPSMSAAVSPALSGPAAVHKPRMRWTPELHECFVEAVSKLDGPERATPKGVLKLMNVEGLTIYHVKSHLQKYRLAKYMPEKKEEKKTWSSGEKKAALSIGESDGKKNGGMQITEALQMQIEVQKQLHEQLELQRLLQLRIEEQARYLQKILEEQQKAGSALNPTLSLSAPTDPPSQNSELQQPSSPSAVVSASQHSESKTESSSASSLPSKHKANGVGVNECKTESRLKRFRFEDKPESAIDEAVVWKILCNNSFTQLNS, encoded by the exons ATGAAGGTTGGGATATCATCCAAGACCATAAATCACCCTAGCTTTGTATCTGTTACACAGAGCGATCCTAGCTTGGGAATTGTAGAATCATATCCCATTGCAGTATCCCCaattcataattttccaagtAGGGACTTAGAAGGTCCATCTTGGTTGACCGGTGAATGTTCATCTCTATTTCCACTTAAAAAGAATGAGCTAAACTCTGGACCAAGTAGCCCCAGTTCTCCAAGTTCTCATGCTAAGGGTGCTTTTTCACATTCTTCTGTGTTCTGTACCAGTTTATATTTGTCATCTTCGTCTACATCAGAAACTCAGCGACAGCTTGGAAATTTCCCATTTCTTCCACATCCTCCCACATGCCACCAGTTATTTTCTGCTGTTGATTCATCGAAATCTCCCGTGGTTTTTACTGAGGATTTGTGCAATCCATATGACGTGGACCACTCAGAAGTCATAATGAAGGACTTCCTTAATTTTCCAGGAGATGCTCGCGATGATGGTTGCTTTCATGGTATGCATTGTGAAAGGGATAATTTCATCCTCACTGAGCAAGTAGAGCTACATTTCTTGTCTGATGAACTTGACATTGCTATCGATGACCATGGAGAAAATCCCAGAGTTGAG GAAATATATGAATCACCTCAACCTTCATCAAAGCCAACTGTAGGGTTGACATGCAACCGAAATTCGGCTTCTGCGACACCATCTATGAGTGCTGCTGTAAGTCCTGCTCTGTCCGGACCGGCAGCTGTTCACAAGCCGAGAATGAGATGGACTCCTGAGCTGCACGAGTGCTTTGTAGAGGCTGTCAGCAAGCTTGATGGGCCTGAAA GGGCAACTCCAAAGGGTGTGCTAAAGCTTATGAATGTTGAAGGTTTGACTATCTACCACGTGAAGAGCCACTTACAA AAATATCGACTTGCCAAATATATGCCTGAGAAGAAAGAAG AGAAGAAGACTTGGAGCTCTGGAGAAAAGAAAGCAGCTTTAAGCATTGGTGAGAGTGATGGAAAGAAAAATGG GGGCATGCAGATCACTGAAGCTCTGCAAATGCAGATTGAAGTGCAGAAACAATTACATGAACAGCTTGAG CTACAAAGGTTGCTTCAGTTACGCATAGAAGAACAGGCAAGGTATTTGCAGAAGATTTTGGAAGAACAACAGAAAGCTGGCAGTGCCTTAAATCCTACACTAAGCTTGTCAgcaccaaccgatcctccgagcCAAAACTCAGAATTGCAGCAGCCTTCTTCTCCATCTGCTGTTGTCTCAGCTTCCCAACACTCTGAATCTAAAACCGAATCATCATCAGCATCATCTCTACCATCAAAGCATAAAGCTAACGGTGTCGGTGTCAATGAATGTAAAACTGAATCAAGGCTGAAAAGGTTCCGCTTCGAGGACAAGCCAGAGTCGGCCATAGACGAGGCTGTGGTGTGGAAAATCCTGTGCAATAACAGCTTCACCCAACTCAACTCATGA